In Deltaproteobacteria bacterium, the following proteins share a genomic window:
- the folB gene encoding dihydroneopterin aldolase, with amino-acid sequence MIIRIENLRLRTVVGIFDWEKEVKQDVVINVEIEFDGAEAMKKDDIQHTIDYKSTTKRIISEVEGKDYNLIEKIAGDVMEIIMQDKKVQKATVKIDKPGALRFADSVSVTHTESR; translated from the coding sequence ATGATAATTAGAATAGAGAATCTCAGATTGAGGACAGTCGTGGGGATATTCGACTGGGAGAAGGAAGTTAAGCAGGACGTTGTTATAAATGTCGAGATAGAGTTCGACGGCGCTGAGGCGATGAAGAAGGACGATATCCAGCACACAATCGATTACAAATCAACTACAAAAAGAATCATTTCCGAGGTTGAGGGAAAAGATTACAATCTCATAGAAAAGATTGCGGGCGACGTTATGGAAATTATTATGCAAGACAAGAAGGTTCAGAAGGCGACAGTCAAAATCGACAAGCCGGGAGCGCTGAGGTTCGCAGACTCGGTTTCAGTCACACACACGGAGTCCAGGTGA
- a CDS encoding RsmD family RNA methyltransferase translates to MNNGDRAICPLGPRLQRYWDRLTERERSMRFDEEGLFSLALESIALGIAERTPGNLVADVFCGVGGSAIGFARVGKDVIAVEKDREKLRMAEYNAGVFGVRERIEFIYGDCMNILPTLKPDTVFLDPPWGGTDYNRKKSFSLSDFEPDGKGLLAMAFSLTDSVVFRLPKNFNFDELESLGREYKLEKNFFDGRLLHYCVYFK, encoded by the coding sequence ATGAATAACGGGGACCGAGCTATTTGCCCCCTCGGCCCCCGACTCCAGCGCTATTGGGACAGGCTCACGGAGCGGGAGAGAAGCATGCGGTTCGACGAGGAAGGGCTCTTTTCCCTTGCGCTTGAGTCAATTGCGCTCGGTATAGCGGAGAGGACGCCGGGGAATTTGGTTGCGGACGTCTTCTGCGGCGTAGGCGGAAGCGCAATCGGATTCGCAAGGGTTGGTAAGGACGTTATTGCTGTTGAGAAAGACCGGGAAAAACTCCGCATGGCGGAATACAATGCCGGCGTTTTCGGGGTACGGGAGAGGATAGAATTCATTTACGGAGACTGCATGAATATACTTCCCACATTAAAACCCGATACGGTATTTCTCGACCCTCCATGGGGCGGGACCGATTATAACAGGAAGAAATCGTTCTCGTTGTCGGATTTCGAGCCTGACGGTAAAGGCCTCCTGGCGATGGCCTTCTCATTGACAGATTCCGTTGTATTCAGGCTCCCGAAAAATTTTAACTTCGATGAGCTTGAGTCGCTCGGCCGTGAATACAAACTGGAAAAGAATTTCTTTGATGGCCGTTTGCTTCACTACTGCGTTTACTTTAAATAA
- the folK gene encoding 2-amino-4-hydroxy-6-hydroxymethyldihydropteridine diphosphokinase: MKFNRAVIGVGSNIDPEENIKKAKEAIASEFKLIGASSFIRTEPVEFKNQPMFVNGAVLIETVIDYAELKARLIDLEIKLGRVRTGNKNGPRIIDLDILVWNGDIVDRDVYEREFLAESVKELLPELDLR, encoded by the coding sequence ATGAAATTCAATCGAGCGGTTATAGGAGTGGGATCGAATATCGACCCTGAGGAAAACATTAAGAAGGCCAAAGAAGCGATTGCTTCGGAATTCAAGCTGATCGGCGCGTCTTCATTCATCAGGACCGAACCGGTCGAATTTAAGAACCAGCCGATGTTCGTAAACGGGGCCGTGCTTATAGAGACCGTCATCGATTACGCAGAATTAAAGGCCAGGCTCATCGACCTCGAAATTAAGTTAGGAAGAGTTAGAACCGGTAACAAAAACGGCCCGAGGATTATAGACCTCGATATTCTGGTATGGAATGGAGATATTGTTGACAGGGATGTTTACGAAAGGGAGTTTCTCGCGGAATCCGTCAAGGAATTACTGCCGGAACTGGATTTACGTTAA
- a CDS encoding SDR family oxidoreductase produces MSKAALITGGGVRIGKAISLALADMGYDIALHFNSSDTEAKETAGEIESRGVRCELFQADLSVVKNARTLIPSVFEVFPKCSILVNNAAIFENMLFFDVTEEEFDREFNINFKSPFFLAQDFSGQAAAELIVNMLDMRVSQIETEHFVYNLSKKTLRDFTLMAAKALGPKIRVNGICPGPTLPPPEEDEEYLTRISKGTPLGKPGNPDYVISALKYILDNPYVTGECLFVDGGQHLV; encoded by the coding sequence ATGAGCAAAGCAGCTTTAATTACTGGTGGAGGGGTAAGGATCGGAAAAGCGATTTCTCTGGCGCTGGCCGATATGGGATACGACATCGCGCTGCACTTCAACAGCTCGGACACAGAAGCGAAAGAAACTGCCGGAGAGATAGAATCGCGGGGCGTGAGATGCGAATTATTTCAAGCCGACCTGTCCGTCGTTAAAAACGCGAGGACTTTAATTCCGAGTGTATTTGAAGTTTTCCCGAAATGCTCGATTCTTGTAAACAACGCAGCTATTTTTGAAAATATGCTTTTTTTCGATGTTACCGAAGAAGAGTTTGACAGGGAATTCAATATAAATTTTAAATCGCCGTTCTTCCTCGCGCAGGACTTCAGCGGGCAGGCCGCGGCAGAATTGATCGTGAATATGCTTGATATGCGTGTTTCACAAATCGAGACCGAGCATTTCGTTTATAACCTGAGCAAAAAAACGCTCCGGGATTTCACGCTCATGGCCGCAAAAGCGCTTGGACCGAAAATACGCGTAAACGGAATCTGTCCCGGACCTACCCTGCCGCCTCCGGAGGAAGACGAGGAGTACCTGACGCGAATTTCAAAAGGGACGCCGCTCGGGAAACCGGGAAATCCCGATTACGTAATCTCCGCGTTAAAATATATTCTGGATAACCCGTACGTAACCGGGGAATGTCTCTTTGTTGACGGAGGGCAGCATTTAGTTTAG
- a CDS encoding bifunctional transaldolase/phosoglucose isomerase, giving the protein MSRIKDLTKLGQSIWYDYIRRSFLTSGELKALIDEGLRGETSNPSILEKAIAGSSDYDEDIKALVEQNKSVNEIYEALALKDIAMAADEFRPLYDKTSGGDGYISLEVSPTLANDTRNTIKDAKRYFVTLGRPNVMIKVPATSAGIPAITELIGSGINVNVTLMFSLEQYMAVAEAYIKGLERLASEGPSVFKGHMVNRVASVASFFVSRVDTAVDAELEKVGKTGLQGRIAIANAKLAYEEFRKTFKGPRWKKLADLGARPQRVLWASTSTKNPAYPDTMYVDELIGPDTVNTVPPATYKNFKDHGKVAVTLTKGLKKAKDDVKKLGRQGVDLKEITDTLLKEGVRKFAESFEDLMESIKEKREDIRSEKQPYSASLGEFQPAVDKTIQKIRDKKIIQKIWNFDYLVWEDNPTEISNRLGWLHIPEVMMDALPGINSVVDEVRADGYTDALLCGMGGSSLAPEVIRETYGVKDGYLDVAVLDSTDPGAVLEQKNRLDLSKTLFIISTKSGGTAETLSFMKYFYNEVLKEVGKKEVGRHFVAITDPGSNLEKIAKELKFRKTFLNDPNIGGRYSALSFVGIPPAAFQGVDLETLLGRAIRMLHNNESCNCPVEGDHSGAWLGAILGELTKAGRDKVTLVASPPIDSFGSWVEQLIAESTGKNGKGILPVDREPLAPPEYYANDRLFVYMRLAHDNTYDAEVKALEEAGHPVVRINLKDIYDIGGEFFRWEMAIAVAGMIIGIHPFNQPNVEAAKVLARKMIAEYQKKGKLPRIKPTLEEDGITVYSDFKTGSLEDALKKFLSFAKKGRNESKGRSYVTFQAYVKPSDETYDALQKLRTRIQRQYRMATTVGFGPRFLHSTGQLHKGDAGHGLFIQFTSDMPKDAPIPDEPGKKASSISFGVLKDAAALGDRQALLDRKRKVITFHLGEDVIGGINRLTEIL; this is encoded by the coding sequence ATGTCCAGAATCAAAGATTTGACCAAGCTCGGCCAGTCTATCTGGTATGACTACATCAGAAGGTCCTTTCTTACCTCAGGGGAGCTCAAGGCTCTGATCGATGAAGGGCTGAGAGGTGAAACCTCAAACCCCTCCATACTCGAAAAAGCGATTGCGGGCAGTTCCGACTACGACGAGGATATAAAAGCCCTGGTGGAGCAAAATAAATCGGTGAATGAAATTTACGAAGCCCTGGCGTTAAAGGATATCGCCATGGCCGCGGATGAATTCAGGCCTCTTTACGACAAAACGAGCGGCGGAGACGGTTATATAAGTCTCGAGGTAAGCCCCACACTTGCGAACGATACCAGGAATACCATTAAGGATGCGAAGAGGTATTTCGTGACTCTGGGACGACCGAACGTCATGATCAAGGTCCCCGCTACATCAGCGGGTATCCCGGCTATAACCGAGCTTATCGGCTCCGGCATCAATGTGAACGTAACTCTTATGTTCAGCCTGGAGCAGTACATGGCGGTCGCAGAGGCGTATATAAAGGGGCTTGAAAGACTTGCCTCCGAAGGGCCTTCGGTATTCAAAGGGCATATGGTCAACAGGGTCGCTTCAGTCGCCTCCTTTTTCGTAAGCAGGGTGGATACCGCGGTTGATGCGGAACTGGAAAAAGTAGGAAAAACCGGGCTTCAGGGCAGGATAGCCATTGCCAACGCTAAGCTTGCATACGAAGAATTCAGAAAAACATTCAAAGGCCCCCGCTGGAAGAAGCTCGCCGACCTGGGAGCCAGGCCTCAGAGGGTTCTCTGGGCGAGCACGAGCACCAAAAACCCCGCCTATCCGGACACGATGTATGTAGATGAGCTGATAGGGCCGGACACCGTAAACACTGTCCCTCCGGCGACCTATAAGAACTTCAAGGACCACGGCAAGGTTGCGGTCACATTGACAAAAGGGTTGAAAAAAGCCAAAGACGATGTCAAAAAGCTCGGCAGACAGGGAGTCGATTTGAAAGAAATTACGGACACTCTCCTGAAGGAAGGCGTTAGGAAATTCGCCGAGAGCTTTGAGGACTTGATGGAAAGCATTAAGGAAAAAAGGGAAGATATCCGATCGGAGAAGCAGCCTTATTCCGCTTCACTCGGGGAGTTTCAGCCCGCCGTGGACAAGACGATTCAAAAGATACGCGATAAAAAAATCATACAGAAGATATGGAATTTCGATTATCTCGTCTGGGAAGACAATCCTACGGAAATAAGCAACCGTCTGGGCTGGCTTCATATACCTGAAGTAATGATGGACGCCCTTCCGGGTATAAACTCGGTGGTAGACGAAGTCAGGGCCGACGGTTATACGGATGCGCTCCTGTGCGGCATGGGCGGCTCCAGTCTTGCCCCCGAGGTCATACGCGAGACCTACGGCGTAAAAGACGGCTATCTCGACGTGGCGGTCCTTGACAGCACGGATCCGGGCGCCGTTTTAGAGCAGAAAAATCGCCTCGATTTGTCAAAAACCCTCTTCATAATTTCAACCAAATCCGGGGGTACAGCCGAGACGCTGTCTTTTATGAAATATTTCTATAACGAGGTGTTGAAGGAAGTCGGCAAAAAAGAGGTCGGACGTCATTTCGTAGCCATAACTGATCCCGGCAGCAACCTTGAGAAGATCGCGAAGGAGCTTAAATTCAGAAAGACGTTCCTCAATGACCCCAATATAGGAGGCCGCTATTCCGCGCTTTCGTTTGTCGGCATTCCGCCTGCGGCATTTCAGGGAGTCGATCTGGAGACACTCCTCGGCCGCGCTATCAGGATGCTTCATAACAACGAAAGCTGCAACTGCCCTGTCGAGGGCGATCACTCGGGCGCCTGGCTCGGCGCGATCCTCGGCGAGCTGACCAAGGCGGGCCGCGATAAGGTAACCCTTGTCGCCTCCCCTCCCATAGACAGCTTCGGCTCATGGGTGGAACAGCTTATCGCAGAAAGCACCGGCAAGAACGGAAAGGGGATTCTTCCCGTTGACCGGGAGCCCCTCGCGCCGCCCGAATATTACGCGAACGACAGACTGTTCGTGTATATGAGGCTTGCTCATGACAACACCTACGATGCGGAGGTAAAGGCCCTTGAAGAGGCGGGACACCCAGTGGTTCGTATTAACCTGAAGGACATATACGATATCGGCGGGGAATTCTTCAGGTGGGAGATGGCGATTGCCGTTGCCGGAATGATAATAGGAATACATCCGTTTAACCAGCCCAACGTCGAGGCCGCGAAGGTGCTGGCCCGAAAGATGATAGCCGAATATCAAAAGAAGGGTAAGCTCCCCCGAATAAAGCCGACCCTGGAGGAGGACGGCATCACTGTCTATTCCGATTTCAAGACCGGGAGCCTTGAGGACGCCCTTAAAAAGTTCCTGTCGTTTGCGAAGAAAGGCAGGAACGAGTCCAAGGGAAGGAGCTACGTTACCTTCCAGGCTTATGTGAAGCCTTCTGACGAAACATACGACGCGCTTCAGAAGCTGCGCACCAGGATCCAGAGGCAGTACCGGATGGCGACAACGGTAGGGTTCGGACCCAGGTTTCTGCATTCCACAGGACAGCTTCACAAGGGCGACGCCGGGCACGGCTTATTCATTCAGTTTACCTCCGATATGCCCAAGGACGCGCCCATACCTGATGAGCCCGGCAAGAAAGCCTCCTCGATAAGCTTCGGCGTGCTTAAGGACGCCGCCGCGCTTGGGGACCGCCAGGCGCTCCTCGACAGAAAACGGAAGGTCATAACTTTTCATCTGGGCGAGGATGTAATAGGCGGAATAAATAGATTGACTGAAATCTTATAA
- a CDS encoding ROK family protein, translating to MATRRRKARPPVLGIDIGGTGIKSAPVDIGKGELIEERYRVDTPQPSNPENMLGAMHDMIKHWKWEGEVGCGFPGVIKNGGVYTAANLSKKWIGVNIKEEIEKISQCKVHVINDADSAGLAEMKFGAGRDYNKPGGGVVLMVTLGTGIGSALFVDGHLVRNTEFGHVEIDGGDAEKRAAAIHREKEDLSWKKWGKRVNKYLKHMEMLISPDLVIVGGGVSKKSDKFFKYIKIKAEIVPAEMHNDAGIVGAALASEL from the coding sequence ATGGCTACAAGGCGAAGGAAGGCTAGGCCCCCGGTACTGGGAATCGATATCGGAGGGACTGGAATTAAATCGGCCCCGGTGGATATCGGTAAAGGTGAATTGATTGAGGAGAGATACCGGGTCGATACTCCGCAACCGTCAAATCCCGAAAATATGCTCGGAGCTATGCACGATATGATTAAGCACTGGAAATGGGAAGGGGAGGTTGGGTGCGGCTTTCCCGGCGTGATTAAAAACGGCGGCGTATATACCGCGGCGAATCTTTCCAAGAAATGGATAGGAGTGAATATAAAGGAAGAGATTGAAAAAATTTCTCAATGTAAAGTTCATGTGATTAACGATGCCGATTCAGCGGGGCTTGCCGAGATGAAGTTCGGGGCCGGGAGGGATTACAACAAGCCGGGCGGCGGTGTCGTGCTTATGGTAACGCTCGGGACCGGTATAGGCTCCGCTTTGTTCGTAGACGGACATCTGGTTCGAAATACCGAGTTCGGCCATGTAGAGATTGACGGCGGAGACGCTGAAAAACGCGCAGCGGCGATACACAGAGAAAAGGAAGACCTTAGCTGGAAGAAATGGGGGAAAAGGGTCAATAAGTACTTGAAGCATATGGAAATGCTGATTTCGCCCGATCTCGTTATAGTCGGCGGGGGAGTCAGTAAAAAGTCGGATAAGTTTTTTAAGTACATTAAGATTAAAGCCGAAATCGTTCCCGCTGAAATGCATAATGACGCTGGTATTGTCGGCGCGGCGCTCGCCTCCGAGCTTTAA
- the tkt gene encoding transketolase, whose product MEAIPKKKKPELEQLIINTIRTLSMDAVQKANSGHPGTPMSLAPVAFTIWDRFMKLNPKNPDWPNRDRFVLSNGHASMLLYSLLHITGYDLSLNDIKTFRQLHSKCAGHPEYGLAPGIETTTGPLGQGVATSVGMAVAERWIASYFNKPGHEIIDYSVFAIAGDGCMMEGISGEAASLAGHLGLSNLIWFYDNNHITIEGHTALAFSEDVAARFMGYNWHVQRVGDANDLELLEEAIDRALKETEQPSLIIVDSHIGYGSPNKQDTSAAHGEPLGEDEIRKTKINYGWDPDKKFYVPEEVKEYRKRVLRKGEVLEDEWNKKFLAYEKEYPELAKQFRHMENREMPEGWEKCLPVFPTDPKGPATRTANHKILNSIVPEYPWLIGGAADVGSSTKTYIDGAGSFEKGMYDGRNFHFGIRENAMAAVANGMALSKLRPYTACYFVFSDYMRAPLRLACLMQNPVIFIFTHDSIGLGEDGPTHQPIEHLASLRAIPNLDVIRPADANELSMLWRYVMEVKNRPVALILTRQNIPTIDRKKYAPAEGALKGAYILADCKGKPDVILIGTGSEVHLCLGAYEKLTRRKIKARVVSMPCWKLFELQDVKYQEKVLPSSVRARVAVEAGSTHGWGRYVGIRHVEGGVVGMRTFGESAPISDLLPEFGLTVDCVVKEARLVMDRIKKKGPRKS is encoded by the coding sequence ATGGAAGCAATACCGAAAAAGAAAAAGCCGGAACTTGAGCAATTGATTATTAACACTATAAGGACTCTGTCCATGGATGCGGTGCAAAAAGCCAATTCCGGACATCCGGGGACCCCGATGTCCCTGGCCCCGGTCGCTTTCACAATTTGGGACAGATTCATGAAGCTCAATCCTAAAAATCCCGACTGGCCCAATCGTGACCGTTTTGTGCTTTCCAACGGACATGCTTCCATGCTGCTCTACAGCCTCCTCCATATAACGGGCTATGATCTTTCACTGAACGACATCAAAACATTCCGTCAGCTGCACAGTAAATGCGCCGGACATCCCGAATACGGACTGGCTCCGGGTATTGAGACGACCACGGGTCCGCTCGGGCAGGGGGTCGCCACATCGGTGGGAATGGCGGTAGCCGAAAGGTGGATCGCTTCTTACTTCAATAAACCCGGCCATGAGATTATAGACTACAGCGTTTTCGCGATCGCCGGCGATGGTTGTATGATGGAGGGTATATCAGGCGAAGCCGCCTCACTCGCGGGCCATCTGGGTCTTAGCAATCTTATATGGTTTTATGATAACAATCACATAACTATAGAAGGGCACACGGCTCTTGCCTTCAGTGAAGACGTCGCCGCCCGATTTATGGGTTACAACTGGCACGTTCAGCGGGTCGGTGACGCAAACGATTTGGAGCTTCTCGAAGAAGCCATAGATAGAGCTTTAAAGGAGACTGAACAGCCTTCTCTCATCATCGTTGACAGCCATATCGGTTACGGCAGTCCGAACAAACAGGATACATCGGCCGCTCACGGGGAGCCGCTCGGTGAAGACGAGATTCGTAAAACCAAAATTAACTACGGGTGGGATCCCGACAAGAAATTCTATGTGCCCGAAGAGGTCAAGGAGTACCGTAAGCGCGTTCTGAGGAAGGGGGAGGTTTTGGAAGACGAGTGGAACAAGAAATTCCTGGCATACGAAAAGGAATACCCAGAGCTTGCGAAGCAGTTTCGTCATATGGAAAATCGCGAAATGCCCGAGGGGTGGGAAAAGTGCCTCCCGGTGTTCCCCACGGACCCCAAAGGTCCCGCCACGCGCACGGCAAACCACAAGATATTGAATTCTATCGTTCCGGAATACCCCTGGCTTATCGGAGGCGCCGCCGACGTGGGATCTTCAACCAAAACCTACATTGACGGAGCCGGCAGCTTCGAAAAGGGAATGTATGACGGCAGGAATTTCCATTTCGGGATTAGAGAGAACGCTATGGCGGCCGTGGCAAACGGCATGGCTCTCAGTAAGCTGAGACCCTATACTGCCTGCTATTTCGTCTTCTCCGACTATATGAGAGCTCCTCTCAGGCTCGCCTGTCTTATGCAGAACCCCGTTATTTTTATATTTACCCACGACAGCATAGGTCTCGGGGAAGACGGGCCGACCCATCAGCCTATAGAACACCTCGCTTCACTGAGAGCGATACCGAATCTCGACGTCATAAGACCTGCCGACGCCAACGAGCTCAGTATGCTATGGAGGTACGTGATGGAAGTGAAAAACCGGCCCGTTGCCTTGATTCTTACCAGGCAGAATATTCCTACTATCGACCGAAAGAAATACGCCCCGGCCGAGGGGGCGCTGAAAGGCGCCTACATATTGGCGGACTGCAAGGGAAAGCCGGATGTTATTCTCATAGGGACGGGCTCTGAAGTTCATCTTTGTCTAGGGGCGTACGAGAAACTCACCCGGCGGAAGATCAAGGCCAGGGTCGTCAGTATGCCCTGCTGGAAGCTTTTCGAGCTTCAGGATGTGAAATATCAGGAGAAAGTGCTTCCGAGCTCGGTCAGGGCGCGTGTAGCGGTTGAAGCTGGCTCTACTCACGGCTGGGGGCGCTATGTCGGTATCAGACACGTTGAGGGAGGCGTTGTGGGAATGCGTACCTTCGGTGAATCCGCTCCTATCTCTGATTTGCTGCCCGAATTCGGGTTAACCGTGGATTGCGTGGTCAAAGAGGCCAGGCTCGTTATGGACCGGATCAAAAAGAAGGGCCCAAGAAAATCATAA
- a CDS encoding Mut7-C RNAse domain-containing protein, translating into MSEYEALFKLHDELQDFLPASVKGATVHYEFDGRPSIKDSIEAIGVPHTEVDLVTVNGKSVGFGYHLKDGDEVFVYPVSSHVKISPRVKLRDKPAPVFIADVNLGKLARLLRMAGFDTVFRNDYDDHEVARLGCGENRIVLTRDRRLLRHRIIAHGYWVRSPDPGKQLIEVLGRFDLWSDVAPFNRCLDCNGVIEPVPKQDILERLEPGTILYYDEFFRCSDCRKIYWKGSHYDHMNSVLENLRNS; encoded by the coding sequence ATGAGTGAGTACGAGGCGCTTTTCAAGTTACATGACGAGTTACAGGATTTCTTGCCCGCCTCTGTTAAGGGCGCCACGGTTCACTACGAGTTTGACGGCAGGCCCTCGATTAAAGACTCCATAGAGGCGATCGGGGTCCCCCATACCGAGGTCGATCTGGTAACGGTGAACGGAAAATCCGTGGGCTTCGGCTACCATTTGAAGGACGGGGACGAAGTATTCGTTTATCCGGTTTCAAGTCATGTGAAGATCTCACCCCGCGTTAAGCTCAGGGATAAACCGGCGCCGGTATTTATCGCGGATGTTAATCTGGGAAAGCTCGCGAGACTGCTGCGCATGGCGGGATTTGATACCGTTTTCAGGAACGACTACGACGATCATGAGGTGGCGCGGCTGGGGTGTGGGGAAAACCGCATTGTGCTGACCCGCGACCGTCGTCTGCTCCGGCACAGAATTATAGCCCACGGTTATTGGGTAAGGTCTCCAGACCCGGGGAAACAGTTAATCGAGGTGCTGGGAAGGTTTGACCTCTGGTCTGACGTAGCTCCCTTTAACAGGTGCCTGGACTGTAACGGTGTAATAGAGCCTGTCCCTAAGCAGGATATTCTGGAGCGGCTCGAGCCCGGGACAATTCTTTATTATGACGAATTTTTCAGGTGCTCCGATTGCAGGAAGATATATTGGAAGGGATCGCATTACGATCATATGAATTCGGTATTGGAAAATTTAAGGAATTCATAA
- a CDS encoding FAD-dependent monooxygenase — translation MADSVKSSTDVLVVGAGPTGLTMACELARHGITPRIIDKAPVPSDKSKAFGIHARTLELFDNMGIADAVLGQGNISNGFDMYDQGKPLASVVFDTLESKYPFFLILAQSDTERILTGRLRSYGIEIEREKELVSIESADDKPAARIRLKDGSEEIIECAYVSGCDGAHSSTRHILNFDFKGAPYPNYWLLADCNLDWTYPLHHLSIFIHPAGVTAYFPLYSDRGRLMFELPDSPIEEDMPEPTIEDVRRLMNERGIDYKSVTDPNWLAYFRLHHRMVDKYAEGRIFLSGDAAHIHSPLGGQGMNTGIQDACNLAWKLALVLKGKSPESLTESYNIERRRVGEGVVGLTDMATRMVGIHNPVLSTIRNKMIGVLSGLDAVQKKVLNTLSQIEVHYKGSPIVAERWYQPDAIEGFHDYRHDLTAGERVKDYPLLSLDQKESVRLYDLLRGAEHELLLFTGADPEDMEFDELRKIHSTVDAGFKGLIETHLILGSKGVPPDFRELSSVWGDKDLVMHRDFGAVNACLYLIRPDGYIAFRNQPASESDLTEYLATIFV, via the coding sequence ATGGCGGATTCCGTAAAATCGAGTACTGATGTTCTGGTTGTGGGTGCGGGACCTACGGGGTTGACCATGGCTTGTGAGCTCGCAAGGCACGGAATTACACCGAGAATAATTGACAAAGCTCCGGTCCCTTCGGATAAATCAAAGGCTTTCGGGATACACGCCCGCACGCTCGAGCTGTTCGATAATATGGGTATTGCGGATGCGGTGCTCGGGCAGGGGAATATATCTAATGGCTTCGATATGTACGATCAAGGCAAACCCCTTGCCAGCGTTGTATTCGATACGCTCGAGAGTAAATACCCGTTTTTCCTCATTCTCGCGCAAAGCGATACGGAGAGGATACTGACCGGACGCCTGCGCTCATACGGAATAGAGATAGAGCGCGAGAAAGAGCTCGTATCCATAGAGAGCGCAGACGACAAACCTGCCGCGCGTATCAGATTAAAAGACGGTTCTGAGGAAATTATTGAGTGCGCTTACGTATCGGGGTGCGACGGGGCGCACAGCTCAACTAGACATATTCTTAATTTCGATTTCAAGGGCGCCCCTTATCCGAACTACTGGCTCCTTGCGGACTGTAATCTTGACTGGACGTATCCTCTCCACCATCTGTCGATATTCATACATCCTGCCGGGGTTACCGCGTATTTCCCGCTCTACAGTGACAGGGGGAGACTGATGTTCGAGCTTCCGGACTCCCCTATAGAAGAGGACATGCCAGAGCCGACCATAGAGGACGTGAGGAGACTCATGAACGAAAGGGGGATAGACTACAAAAGCGTAACTGACCCCAACTGGCTTGCGTATTTTAGGCTCCATCACCGTATGGTGGACAAGTACGCCGAAGGCCGGATTTTCCTCTCCGGGGACGCGGCCCATATTCACAGCCCGCTTGGCGGTCAGGGAATGAATACCGGTATCCAGGACGCCTGTAATCTGGCCTGGAAGCTCGCGCTCGTGCTAAAGGGCAAATCGCCGGAGAGCCTCACTGAGAGCTACAATATTGAGAGGCGCCGTGTGGGGGAGGGGGTTGTGGGGCTTACGGACATGGCGACACGAATGGTCGGTATCCATAACCCGGTTTTATCTACGATCCGAAATAAGATGATAGGTGTTTTATCGGGGCTTGACGCTGTTCAGAAAAAAGTCCTCAACACCCTCTCCCAAATCGAGGTTCATTACAAAGGCAGCCCTATAGTCGCTGAGAGGTGGTATCAGCCGGACGCGATTGAGGGATTCCATGATTACCGCCACGACCTTACCGCGGGAGAGCGCGTGAAGGATTACCCCCTCCTTAGCCTGGATCAAAAAGAGAGCGTCCGGCTTTACGACCTGCTCAGGGGCGCCGAGCACGAGCTATTGCTTTTCACCGGCGCCGATCCCGAGGATATGGAGTTTGACGAGCTGAGGAAAATACACAGCACCGTTGATGCCGGATTCAAAGGCCTTATCGAGACGCATTTAATTTTGGGCTCAAAAGGGGTTCCGCCCGATTTCAGAGAGCTTTCTTCGGTATGGGGGGACAAGGATTTGGTTATGCACCGCGACTTCGGCGCCGTAAACGCCTGCCTCTATCTTATACGCCCCGACGGCTACATCGCTTTCAGAAATCAGCCCGCGAGCGAAAGCGACCTCACGGAATACCTCGCGACCATATTCGTATAA